In Haliscomenobacter hydrossis DSM 1100, the DNA window TAAACCACCTAAACTGGATGAATGGGAATTTTAAATTCTAATTCATCCGAACCTTTTCCTTGCCAAAAATTGTTTAAATTTATCCTTGTATTGTACCACGAAGTAAAAGACTAAAAACATATGGCTGATGTGATTCAGCTACTGCCCGACTCAATTGCCAATCAAATCGCTGCTGGTGAGGTCATTCAACGCCCTGCTTCGGTAGTCAAAGAGTTGATGGAGAATTCGGTAGACGCAGGCAGCAAGAACATCAAGTTGATTGTAAAGGATGCTGGACGAACCCTGATTCAGGTGATCGATGATGGCTGTGGCATGTCTGAAACCGACGCCCGGATGTCTTTTGAGCGCCATGCAACCTCCAAAATCCGCAGTGCCGATGATTTGTTTGCCATTCGCACCATGGGCTTTCGTGGAGAGGCGCTGGCTTCCATTGCTTCCGTTGCCCAGGTTGAATTGCGAACCCGCCGCCACGCCAGCGAAGTGGGCACCCTTATCCAGGCCGAAGGCTCCAAAGTAAAATCACAGGAACCTTGCCAAACGGCAGCCGGGACGAGTTTTGCCGTCAAAAACCTATTTTTCAACGTACCCGCCCGGCGCAATTTTCTCAAAGCCAACACCGTAGAATTTCGACATATTCTGGATGAGTTCGAACGCATCGTGCTGGCCAATGCCGATGTTTTTTTCTCGTTGCACCACAATGGTTCCGAAGTTTTCCATTTACCGCCCGGCAACTTGCGTCAGCGCATTCTGGGGGTTTTTGGCAATGCCGTCAACACCCGTCTGGTGCCCGTGGTGGAAGAAACCGACATCATCCAAATCAAAGGATTTGTGGGCAAACCCGAGTTTGCCAAAAAGGTACGGGGAGAACAGTATTTTTTTGTCAACAGTCGCTTCATCAAAAGCAGCTATTTGCACCACGCCGTGATGAGCGCTTACGAAGAAGTATTGCCCAAAGAAATGTACCCCTTTTATTTGCTCTTTTTGGACATTGATCCGGCCAGAATTGATGTCAATGTACACCCCACCAAGCAGGAGATCAAATTTGAAGACGATCGGCTGGTGTACAATTACCTCAAAGTAGCTGTGCGGCACGGCCTGGGTCAACACGGGGTGATGCCTTCGCTCGATTTTGAACAAGAAACCAGCTTACAACTGCCTTATCTATCCTCCAAGATGGATCAGGACAAACCCTTCACTACGCCGCCACGCAACAGCAGTGCCTGGCAAAGTGATGAACCCAAAGCCTTCAATTCGGGTAAAGAAGATCATGCTGAACAACACCGGGAGGAAAACAACTTGCGCAATTGGCAATTGTTGTACAAAGATTTGGGCGGAGCCTCCGAAGGTGATGGTATGGGAGAAGGGGATGACGCAAGTGGAATGCAAACCATGACCATCGGCAGCTCATGGGCACAAGACGAAGCCACCACTGGTCCCAGTACTGAGGAACCGTTTGGCAAACAACAAAAAGTGCCTTACCAAATTCATGGCACCTACATCGTCAGCCAAATCAAGTCGGGGTACATGCTCATCGACCAGCAAGCCGCACATGAACGCATCTTGTATGAAAATTACCTCAGCATGATGAATGAAAATCGAGCGGCTACTCAGCAACAATTGTTTCCAATCACCCTGAATTTTAGCCCCAACGATGCCGAGATCCTTAAAGACTTGCTGCCCGATATTCAGCTTTTGGGGTTTGATGTGCAAGAGTTTGGGGGAAACTCTTTTGTGGTCAATGGTTTGCCTGTAGAATTGGCTGGAAAACAAAACGAACGCAGCGTAATGGAAACACTGCTCGAACAACATAAAATTGGCCTGGAATTGCAGCTGAATACCCGCGAAAGCCTGGCTCGCTCCATGGCGCGCAGTGCTGCGGTCAAACGCGGGCAATTGCTCAATGAAGTGGAAATGCAAGCCCTCATGGATCAATTGTTTGCATGTTCAATGCCTTACCGCAGCCCTTTTGGGAAAAAGTGTTTTGTTACCTACGAATTAGAAGATTTGCAAAAACATTTTGAATAACTCTAACGGAACCAGCCACTTTGAGCACAGATCACCTGACTGGCGATAACTTGGCATGGCCCTTGAAGCTTTTACATCATGACGCGCATTACCGATGTGGTTAAACATTTGTTGATCATCAACGTTTTAGTATTCTTCGCTACTTTGTTGGCCTGGGGTAATCCTGCTCCTGAGTTGATGGGGCCATTGTTGGGCGGCACGGGAGATTTTGCCAATTGGGAACGCTATCAGTTGGCTTTGTTTTTTCCAAGCTCCCCGTATTTTCGGCCTTATCAACTGGTGAGCCACATGTTTATGCATGCTGACATTAGGCATCTACTCCTGAACATGCTCGGGTTGTACATGTTCGGTAGCGCTTTGGAAACCTTTTGGGGGGAGCGAAAGTTTTTGTTTTATTACCTGTTTAGTGGTCTTGGAGGGATGTTGCTGTATTTGTTCGTCAAATATTTGGAAATAAGCTCGGGAAATGTGGAGGACCAAGTCATGAAGTACTACCTCCAAAATGTTCCGATGCTGGGGGCCTCGGGGGCTATCTTCGGCCTGATGGTCGGATACGGTATGCAGTTTCCGGACAACGTCATCAGTTTGCTGTTTCCACCAATTTCACTTAAAGCCAAATATTTTGTGCTCATATTTGCAGGCCTCGAATTGTTTTTTGGCCTGGGTATTGTGAACATCAGCAGCGGGGTAGCACATTTTGCCCACTTGGGTGGTGCATTATTTGGCTTTTTATTGATCCTTTATTGGCGTAAATACGGCAGTCGGCTATAATATAGTACGAATGCCAGAGGCTGGCCTTTCAAATGACGACAAAACGTTTTATTTTTGAATTAAATTCGCATAAGCACGATACAACATGTTAAGGTCGATCTGGGAGGATTTAAAACGGGAATTCAACTACGGGAACGCGGTAACACGCATTATCCTGGTCAACGTTGCGGTGTTTGTAGGGATCAATTTGGTCAATATCGGATTGTACCTCTTCAATGGTTGGAAAGCAGACAGTACTGCTTTTAAGCAGTTCTTGGATTACTTCTGTATGTCCTCCGACTGGAAATTTGTGCTGTTCCACCCTTGGGTGATCATCACCAATATGTTCAGCCATTATTCGTTCAGCCATATTTTGTGGAACATGATTTTTTACCACATGTGTGGAAGAATAGTGGGCGACCTACTCGGGAATAAAAGGGTTTTGCCCATTTATCTGATGGGGGGTATCGCTGGGGCTGCAATGTTTTTTATTACTGAAAATCTGCTCAATGGTGGGCCATTTTCCGGTGGGCCGAGTACTGCTTTGGGAGCTTCGGCGGCAGTGATGGCAACCGTGGTCATTTCCGGCGTTATCGCGCCAGATTATGTGATTCGTTTGTTGTTGATCGGTGATGTAAAACTCAAGTACATTGTGTTTACCCTGATTTTTTTAGACCTTACTTTTATCGCGGTGGGTGACAGCAACTCAGGCGGTTTGTTTGCCCATATCGGCGGGGATGCGTTTGGATTTATATACGCTTGGCAATTGCGCAAAGGCAACGATTTTGCTTTTCCGTTCATTCGTTTTTTTGATTGGTGGGATGGTGTTTGGTCGCGTTGGAGAACGGGGAAGGCACCACAGCGCGGCCCCAAGGTGGCGTATAAAAATCCCAAAGTCCGGGAAAAAACCACAGCAGGCCGGCACGATTCAAACAAACGCAGCACCAGTGCTCCTCCCCGTTACGACAACATGAGCCACCAGGAGCAGTTGGATGCCATCCTTGACAAAATCAAGCAGCATGGGTACGAAAGTTTGAGCACCGAAGAGAAAGAATTTTTATTCAATGCCAGCAAAAAATAACCTGTGCAAAAAATCATCCGCTGGGTCAATGTGCTGATCGTTTTTCTTACCCTCATGACTTACCTCGCGCCTTTTGTTAGTCCGGCGCGGTTTTGGCCTTTCGCTTTTATTGGACTGGTCTATCCAACCTTATTGGTATTCAATTTACTGTTTGTGGTGTATTGGGCCGTTCAGCGTCAATGGCGCGCCTTGCTTTCAGTAGGCGTGATTCTCATCGGGTGGAACCATTTTTTGGGTTTGGTTGGTTTTCATTTTGGACAGGAGACGGTGCAAGGTGCGCCCAACATCAAGTTGATGACCTTTAACGTCTACGGTTTTGATGATTTTCACCAAAGAGGTTTACCCGCAGCGGCCAACGAATTGGAATCTTTGGTCTACCTCCATCAACCCGATGTGTTGTGTATGCAAGAGTTTTTGTACGACAAACAGCGCGGCCCGGCTTACCTGAAGGCCTTGACGCAACACAACGGATTGACCCATTCGGTGTGGAAACCTGCCGAGGAGTTGGCTATCTTTTCCCGGTATCCCATTTTGCGCTCAGAAGTCCGTTATTTTGGTAGTACCAATGGTTATCGGTTTGCTGATCTTCAAGTGGGTGAACAAATTATCCGGGTGTACAATGTGCACCTCCGCTCCAATTCCATCACCGGACTGACCAATAAAGTAGTAGATTCCGGCGATCTGCGTGAAAAAGAAACCTGGAGCAGTGTAGGCAGCATCCTGCGCAATTTCAAACGCGCTGCACAGGGGCGGGCCAGCCAGGTAGAGGAGTTGATGGCGCATTTGGCCAATAGCCCTTATCCCGTTCTGGTTTGTGGTGATTTTAATGATATTCCCCAATCGTATACTTATCATCGCATTCGGAAAAAACTGGATGATGCTTTTTTGTCATCTGGTTCCGGAATCGGGATCACTTATGCCGGCCGCATCCCTGGACTGCGCATTGATTACATTTTTACTGATCAACGATTTACCCCCGTGTATTGCGAGCGGGGTAAAGTGAGTTTTTCCGATCATCGCCCGGTCATTGCGGTGATAAAACTTTAATACATTTTTCTATTTTTGCGGCGGCAAATTCAAGTCCAATGAACAGTGAACTAAAAATTTACAACAGTCTCAGTAAAGAGAAAGAAGTTTTTCGTCCCATTCACCCCGGCCGGGTTGGGATGTACGTGTGTGGGCCTACCGTTTACAGCAATGTTCATTTGGGCAACTGTCGCACCTTTGTCAGCTTCGATATCGTTTACCGCTACTTACAATTTCTGGGGTACAAAGTACGCTACGTGCGCAACGTTACCGACGTAGGCCACCTCGAAGGAGATGTGGATACGGGTGGGGAAGATAAACTGGGCAAACGCGCCCGCCTGGAGGAATTGCAACCCATGGAAATTGCGCACAAATATACTGTGGGATTCCACGACATGATGCGCGTCTTCAACGTGCTTCCCCCCAGTATTGAACCCCGCGCTACCGGACACATCCCGGAGCAGATCGAGATGGTACAACAAATTCTCGACAATGGATATGCCTACGAAGTCAATGGTTCGGTTTATTTTGATACCCTCAAGTTTGCCGAAAAGGACGGAATATATGGGGAGTTGTCGGGCCGTAAAATCGAAGACCTGATTGCCGAATCGCGCAACAACCTCAAAAAACAAGACGAAAAGCGGCATCCTTCCGATTTTGCCATTTGGATCAAAGCCGCCCCGGAGCACCTGATGCACTGGAACTCGCCCTGGTCGGTGGGCTTCCCCGGATGGCACCTGGAATGCTCGGCGATGAGCACCAAATACCTGGGCAAAACCTTTGACATTCACGGTGGGGGCAACGACCTCAAGTTTCCACACCACGAAAACGAAGTAGCGCAAAACTACGGTGCTTGTGGCTGTACGCCCGCCCGTACCTGGATGCACGGCAATATGCTTTTGCTCAACGGCAAAAAAATGTCCAAATCCGACGGCAACTCCATCATGCCGGAGGAACTGTTTACGGGCAAAAGCGCCCACCTCAGCAAGGGATATACCCCGATGGTGGTGCGCTTTTTTATGCTGCAAACCCATTACCGCAGCACCCTTGACCTGAGCGATGACGCTTTGCAAGCCGCCGAAAAAGGTTACCGCCGCCTGATGGAGGCGTATGCCACTTTACAAGCACTGCCCTTCAGCGGCGACGCTGCGGCTGGAGCTCAAGACAAGGAAGTAAGCGAGTGGATCACTTCCGTACACGATGAAATGAACGACGATTTCAATACACCCAAGGCACTGGCGCGTTTGTTTGAAATCGTCAGCCGGGTCAACAGTTGGAAAGGGGGACAATTGAGCATGGAGGGTTTGACAGAAGCGACCTACAAAGAGCTAAAAGCGACCTTCACAACGTTTATCTTTGATATCTTTGGCCTGCAAGATGAAGCGGCTGCCTCCAGTGACGATGGCTTCAAAACCCTCGATGGCTTGATGCACCTGATCATCGACATGCGCCAGGATGTGCGCACCCGCAAGGATTGGGCTGCATCGGATAAAATTCGGGATGTCCTCAAAGAAGTGGGAATCGTGCTCAAAGATGGGAAAGAAGGAACAGCGTGGAGTAAGGAGTGAAAAGTGAAAAGATAAAAGCGAAAAGCGAAAAGTAATACACAATTCTTGCTTTCTTATCAAACTGAGCTGTAAATTTCGCTATTCGCTATTCGCTATTCGCTATTCGCTATTCGCTATTCGCTATTCGCTATTCGCTATTCGCTATTCGCTATTCGCTATTCGCTATTCGCTATTCGCTATTCGCTATTCGCTATTCGCTATTCGCTCAAAAATATGCTTTCAGCAAAGACGCTACTTCGCTGTCTTTTTTCAAATCTGGTGCCATAGTAAACAACAAATCATGCGCCGCATAATCCTCTTCCAGCGCTTCGCTGAGTAAAAGCAGCGCCTCCTGGCGGTCGCCAGCCATAAACAGGCAAACGATGCGACAATAGCTCAATTCCGGCCCTACCGCGCTTTCTTCCGCGATGTCTAAAATTTCCAACGCAGCTTCTGCCCGATCGGTCTCCATCAACAACACTGCGTATTGCAGCCAGAGGCTGACATCTTCCGGCGCAATCTCCGTAGCACGGTCATAGTGCTCTTCGGCCAGCTCATAATCGCCTTCCTGAGCATAAACTGCGGCAATGAGGGCGTGGTATTCTTCGCGGTTGTCGTCAATCTCAATCGCTTTGCTACAAAAATGAATGGCCAATTGCCATTGTTCTTCAGCGATGGCCACCTCAGCCAAATGAAAAAAAGCTTCATCGTTGTGGGGCTCCAAGCGCAGCGCTTCCATCAGCAATGGTTTGGCCGTGCTGACCCGACCCAGGCGCAGGAGGCATTGTCCCTGGCGCAACAGTAGGTCGCCATCGGTATGAAAAAGCGTTTGGATTTCTTCACAAATATCCAGGGTAAGCTCGTAGCGTTGCAACTCAAAAGCCAGGTCCGCACGCTCCCGGTAAGCCAGTTCATTGCTTTCATCCGCAAGGTAGGCATACTCCAGGGCTTCGAGGGCTTCATCGTAATTGCCGAGGTAAGACTGGGAAAGCCCCAGGTTGTACCAGGCTACACTGCAATATGGATTTTCATCAATGATTTGCTCATGCAGTTGTACACTTTCTTCGTAATTGCGGATGTGTTGCACCGCACACATGAGCTTTTCCAGACAATGGCGCATTTCTGAATCATAACTTACCGCAGCCTTAAGCGCCAGAAACATGGATTGGTACTCATCCTGGTGCTCATAAATTAAAGCCCGTACGAAGTACAATTCGGCGTTGGTCGCCGCATCCAGTTCTTCTGGTAGCTGATTCAATTGTTCGTGAGCGGCATGGTGCTCGCCAAGATAAGTAAGCGCTTGTGCACGTAGCAGCGATATTTCCGGCTCGTTGGGAGCCAATTTTTCGGCCTGAATGAGCACATCAAGCGCAGGGTATTCCTGATTGGATTGAATGAGGATTTCTGCTTTGCGCAAAAGAAATTCTACCGTATAGCTGTGGCAATCAATGGCGCGCTCCGCCACTTCCATGGCGCGGTCAAAAATCTCTTCATTGAGGTAATGGTCAATCAAATGACGGTAGGCGTCCTGGTCAAGAAAAAAGAATTCTCCTTGTTCCATCTTGGCTTCAAACTCGGTAACTAATTCGATCAATGCCTGGTTACTCATAAGATACTGTTGTAGTCTTTAAGCGGATTGTTGCTAAAGGTAACAAAAACCCACCCACATCTCCGAACTTTAGCGCAAGTAAGTGAAAGGCATTAACGGAACGGTAGCTGTTTCTGAGGGAACGGTAAAAATTGCCTAACTATTTGTCCTTTAATAGTTTATTGTTTTCGATTATTTATCTTTTGACATATACGAACAAAAAAAATGCCAATGGTAAAACACAGATTTT includes these proteins:
- the mutL gene encoding DNA mismatch repair endonuclease MutL; protein product: MADVIQLLPDSIANQIAAGEVIQRPASVVKELMENSVDAGSKNIKLIVKDAGRTLIQVIDDGCGMSETDARMSFERHATSKIRSADDLFAIRTMGFRGEALASIASVAQVELRTRRHASEVGTLIQAEGSKVKSQEPCQTAAGTSFAVKNLFFNVPARRNFLKANTVEFRHILDEFERIVLANADVFFSLHHNGSEVFHLPPGNLRQRILGVFGNAVNTRLVPVVEETDIIQIKGFVGKPEFAKKVRGEQYFFVNSRFIKSSYLHHAVMSAYEEVLPKEMYPFYLLFLDIDPARIDVNVHPTKQEIKFEDDRLVYNYLKVAVRHGLGQHGVMPSLDFEQETSLQLPYLSSKMDQDKPFTTPPRNSSAWQSDEPKAFNSGKEDHAEQHREENNLRNWQLLYKDLGGASEGDGMGEGDDASGMQTMTIGSSWAQDEATTGPSTEEPFGKQQKVPYQIHGTYIVSQIKSGYMLIDQQAAHERILYENYLSMMNENRAATQQQLFPITLNFSPNDAEILKDLLPDIQLLGFDVQEFGGNSFVVNGLPVELAGKQNERSVMETLLEQHKIGLELQLNTRESLARSMARSAAVKRGQLLNEVEMQALMDQLFACSMPYRSPFGKKCFVTYELEDLQKHFE
- a CDS encoding rhomboid family intramembrane serine protease; protein product: MTRITDVVKHLLIINVLVFFATLLAWGNPAPELMGPLLGGTGDFANWERYQLALFFPSSPYFRPYQLVSHMFMHADIRHLLLNMLGLYMFGSALETFWGERKFLFYYLFSGLGGMLLYLFVKYLEISSGNVEDQVMKYYLQNVPMLGASGAIFGLMVGYGMQFPDNVISLLFPPISLKAKYFVLIFAGLELFFGLGIVNISSGVAHFAHLGGALFGFLLILYWRKYGSRL
- a CDS encoding rhomboid family intramembrane serine protease, which gives rise to MLRSIWEDLKREFNYGNAVTRIILVNVAVFVGINLVNIGLYLFNGWKADSTAFKQFLDYFCMSSDWKFVLFHPWVIITNMFSHYSFSHILWNMIFYHMCGRIVGDLLGNKRVLPIYLMGGIAGAAMFFITENLLNGGPFSGGPSTALGASAAVMATVVISGVIAPDYVIRLLLIGDVKLKYIVFTLIFLDLTFIAVGDSNSGGLFAHIGGDAFGFIYAWQLRKGNDFAFPFIRFFDWWDGVWSRWRTGKAPQRGPKVAYKNPKVREKTTAGRHDSNKRSTSAPPRYDNMSHQEQLDAILDKIKQHGYESLSTEEKEFLFNASKK
- a CDS encoding endonuclease/exonuclease/phosphatase family protein → MQKIIRWVNVLIVFLTLMTYLAPFVSPARFWPFAFIGLVYPTLLVFNLLFVVYWAVQRQWRALLSVGVILIGWNHFLGLVGFHFGQETVQGAPNIKLMTFNVYGFDDFHQRGLPAAANELESLVYLHQPDVLCMQEFLYDKQRGPAYLKALTQHNGLTHSVWKPAEELAIFSRYPILRSEVRYFGSTNGYRFADLQVGEQIIRVYNVHLRSNSITGLTNKVVDSGDLREKETWSSVGSILRNFKRAAQGRASQVEELMAHLANSPYPVLVCGDFNDIPQSYTYHRIRKKLDDAFLSSGSGIGITYAGRIPGLRIDYIFTDQRFTPVYCERGKVSFSDHRPVIAVIKL
- the cysS gene encoding cysteine--tRNA ligase, whose protein sequence is MNSELKIYNSLSKEKEVFRPIHPGRVGMYVCGPTVYSNVHLGNCRTFVSFDIVYRYLQFLGYKVRYVRNVTDVGHLEGDVDTGGEDKLGKRARLEELQPMEIAHKYTVGFHDMMRVFNVLPPSIEPRATGHIPEQIEMVQQILDNGYAYEVNGSVYFDTLKFAEKDGIYGELSGRKIEDLIAESRNNLKKQDEKRHPSDFAIWIKAAPEHLMHWNSPWSVGFPGWHLECSAMSTKYLGKTFDIHGGGNDLKFPHHENEVAQNYGACGCTPARTWMHGNMLLLNGKKMSKSDGNSIMPEELFTGKSAHLSKGYTPMVVRFFMLQTHYRSTLDLSDDALQAAEKGYRRLMEAYATLQALPFSGDAAAGAQDKEVSEWITSVHDEMNDDFNTPKALARLFEIVSRVNSWKGGQLSMEGLTEATYKELKATFTTFIFDIFGLQDEAAASSDDGFKTLDGLMHLIIDMRQDVRTRKDWAASDKIRDVLKEVGIVLKDGKEGTAWSKE
- a CDS encoding tetratricopeptide repeat protein, whose translation is MSNQALIELVTEFEAKMEQGEFFFLDQDAYRHLIDHYLNEEIFDRAMEVAERAIDCHSYTVEFLLRKAEILIQSNQEYPALDVLIQAEKLAPNEPEISLLRAQALTYLGEHHAAHEQLNQLPEELDAATNAELYFVRALIYEHQDEYQSMFLALKAAVSYDSEMRHCLEKLMCAVQHIRNYEESVQLHEQIIDENPYCSVAWYNLGLSQSYLGNYDEALEALEYAYLADESNELAYRERADLAFELQRYELTLDICEEIQTLFHTDGDLLLRQGQCLLRLGRVSTAKPLLMEALRLEPHNDEAFFHLAEVAIAEEQWQLAIHFCSKAIEIDDNREEYHALIAAVYAQEGDYELAEEHYDRATEIAPEDVSLWLQYAVLLMETDRAEAALEILDIAEESAVGPELSYCRIVCLFMAGDRQEALLLLSEALEEDYAAHDLLFTMAPDLKKDSEVASLLKAYF